A genomic stretch from Gemmatimonadaceae bacterium includes:
- the aroF gene encoding 3-deoxy-7-phosphoheptulonate synthase, protein MLSVPRAHRAARGGPGGARDLGQAGRGTFDARRTPAPLTVGARWASVAAPAPEPNPVSAPRKAPYPLAGRVDAAHTTIVRFPDTEVTIGGNRVTVIAGPCSVEGYDMLRDVASAVKASGAALLRGGAFKPRTSPYTFSGLGVDALEMLATVRAETGLPVVTEVIDTRLVDTVAMYADVLQIGARNMHNYALLSEVGRLRKPILLKRGFAATIAETVMAAEHIMTQGNTDVILCERGIRSFDTATRNTFDVAAVPVLRKETHLPVFVDPSHAAGRTDIVAALSYAAIAAGADGLIIEVHPQPASALSDADQSLSTSEFDALMRGLAPFVAASGRTLVAPTTGATHPGVAP, encoded by the coding sequence CTGCTCTCCGTTCCGCGTGCCCATCGCGCGGCTCGCGGCGGCCCAGGCGGCGCTCGCGACCTAGGGCAAGCTGGCCGGGGCACGTTCGACGCCCGCCGGACGCCCGCGCCGTTGACGGTCGGGGCCCGGTGGGCTAGCGTCGCCGCTCCTGCACCCGAGCCGAACCCCGTGTCCGCTCCAAGGAAAGCCCCATACCCGCTCGCTGGACGCGTCGACGCTGCGCACACGACGATTGTCCGGTTTCCCGATACCGAGGTCACCATCGGTGGCAATCGGGTTACGGTGATCGCGGGGCCGTGCTCGGTCGAGGGCTACGACATGCTGCGCGACGTCGCGAGCGCCGTGAAGGCCTCCGGCGCCGCCCTGCTCCGCGGCGGCGCGTTCAAGCCACGAACGTCGCCCTACACGTTCTCCGGCCTCGGGGTCGATGCGCTCGAGATGCTCGCCACCGTGCGGGCCGAAACTGGGCTCCCCGTCGTGACCGAGGTCATCGACACGCGGCTCGTCGACACGGTCGCGATGTACGCCGACGTCCTGCAGATCGGCGCCCGCAACATGCACAACTACGCGCTGCTCTCGGAAGTCGGTCGGCTGCGCAAACCGATCCTGCTCAAGCGGGGCTTTGCCGCCACGATCGCCGAGACCGTGATGGCCGCCGAACACATCATGACCCAGGGCAACACCGACGTCATCCTGTGCGAGCGCGGCATTCGCAGCTTTGACACGGCCACGCGCAACACGTTCGATGTGGCTGCCGTGCCCGTGCTCAGGAAGGAGACGCACCTTCCGGTTTTCGTCGACCCGTCGCATGCCGCCGGCCGCACCGACATCGTCGCCGCGCTTTCCTATGCTGCGATCGCCGCCGGCGCCGACGGACTGATCATCGAGGTGCACCCGCAACCCGCCAGTGCACTCTCCGACGCGGACCAGTCCCTCTCGACATCCGAGTTCGACGCCCTCATGCGCGGGCTCGCGCCCTTCGTCGCCGCGAGCGGCCGCACGCTCGTCGCCCCCACCACGGGCGCAACGCACCCTGGCGTCGCGCCATGA
- a CDS encoding zf-TFIIB domain-containing protein: MSDQKPSRNEDEYFVKMDADLIKDQRARLDAERARAERRTHFMKCPKCGADLRETEFHHIKLDRCPDCDGVWLDKGELEMLEHVDQSAIRGFVRSMFGLK; encoded by the coding sequence ATGTCTGACCAGAAGCCGAGCCGCAACGAGGACGAGTACTTCGTCAAGATGGACGCGGACCTCATCAAGGATCAGCGCGCACGGCTCGATGCCGAGCGCGCGCGCGCCGAGCGCCGGACGCATTTCATGAAGTGCCCGAAATGCGGCGCCGACCTGCGGGAGACGGAGTTCCATCACATCAAGCTCGACCGGTGCCCCGACTGCGACGGCGTGTGGCTTGACAAGGGAGAACTGGAGATGCTGGAACACGTGGACCAGAGCGCGATCCGCGGGTTTGTGCGCTCGATGTTCGGGCTCAAGTAG
- a CDS encoding phosphatidylserine decarboxylase family protein, which produces MSFAREGLPFIGIATLIALAGYAAALSMRSWPFWLVAFLLTLITLWVAYFFRDPERTGERGADLVIAPADGRVVHVTEVDEPAFLRGRALRVSIFMNVFNVHVNRYPVSGTVRYVHYNPGKFLNAATEKSSLENEQSSVGLEHDGRRILVRQIAGLVARRIVTYSREGERVEQAERMGIIRFGSRVDVFLPTSAEVLVKVGETTVAGTTVIGRLPSK; this is translated from the coding sequence GTGAGCTTCGCGCGCGAAGGCCTTCCGTTCATCGGCATCGCCACGCTCATCGCGCTGGCCGGCTATGCCGCCGCGCTCTCCATGCGCTCGTGGCCCTTCTGGCTGGTGGCGTTCCTCCTCACGCTCATCACCCTCTGGGTCGCGTACTTCTTCCGCGACCCCGAACGCACCGGTGAACGCGGCGCGGACCTCGTCATCGCACCCGCTGACGGGCGCGTGGTGCACGTCACGGAGGTCGACGAACCCGCCTTCCTGCGCGGCCGGGCGCTCCGCGTGTCGATCTTCATGAACGTGTTCAACGTGCACGTGAACCGATACCCGGTCTCGGGAACGGTGCGCTACGTGCACTACAACCCGGGCAAGTTCCTGAACGCGGCGACGGAGAAATCTTCGCTGGAGAACGAGCAGAGCTCGGTGGGTCTCGAACACGACGGGCGCCGCATCCTCGTCAGGCAGATCGCCGGGCTCGTAGCCCGCCGCATCGTGACCTACAGCCGCGAGGGCGAGCGCGTCGAGCAGGCCGAGCGCATGGGTATCATCCGCTTCGGCTCCCGTGTCGACGTCTTCCTGCCAACATCGGCCGAGGTCCTCGTGAAGGTCGGCGAAACCACCGTGGCGGGAACCACGGTCATCGGCCGGCTCCCGTCGAAGTAG
- a CDS encoding amidophosphoribosyltransferase, translated as MCGIFGVYGHRNAAAITHLGLYSLQHRGQESAGIVAVDGEHVARGSRKMGLVGEGLSATELEHLPGVVAIGHTRYSTAGTSTLDNAQPVLARFKGGHVALAHNGNLTNAVELRDDLEDAGSIFASTMDSEVIVHRLARSRHTDPERMLAEALDGVEGAYCLAVLIGETLLAARDPHGFRPLVIGTLGDGYVVASETCALDIVGATLMREVVPGEIVAMDARGLRSFQAFPAARPLARCVFEHVYFARPDSYVFSGSVDRARRALGRQLARERPAPTADLVFAVPDSSNAAALGYAEESRLPLELALIRNHYVGRTFIQPTQSGRDSKVKVKYNAVKEVLVGKSVVMVDDSIVRGTTTRGLVALVRAAGAREVHMRVSSPPITGPCYYGIDTPNREELIAATHTLDEIARQIGVDSLGYLSLQGMLHAVPGGPSGFCHACFSGEYPTAAPLVDLMRAGKDS; from the coding sequence ATGTGCGGGATATTCGGCGTTTATGGCCATCGGAACGCGGCCGCCATCACCCACCTGGGACTCTACTCCCTGCAGCATCGCGGGCAGGAGTCCGCGGGCATCGTGGCTGTCGATGGAGAACACGTCGCGCGCGGCTCGCGCAAGATGGGCCTCGTGGGCGAAGGCCTCTCCGCGACCGAGCTCGAACACCTGCCCGGTGTCGTGGCGATCGGCCACACGCGCTACAGTACGGCGGGAACCTCCACGCTGGACAATGCGCAGCCGGTGCTGGCCCGGTTCAAGGGCGGCCACGTGGCGCTGGCGCACAACGGCAATCTGACCAACGCCGTCGAGCTCCGCGACGACCTGGAAGATGCCGGCTCCATCTTCGCCTCGACGATGGACTCCGAGGTCATCGTGCATCGCCTCGCACGCTCGCGACACACGGATCCCGAGCGCATGCTGGCCGAGGCGCTCGATGGCGTCGAGGGCGCGTATTGCCTGGCCGTGCTGATCGGCGAGACGCTGCTGGCCGCGCGTGACCCGCACGGGTTCCGCCCGCTGGTCATCGGGACGCTTGGCGATGGGTACGTGGTCGCATCGGAGACGTGCGCGCTGGACATCGTTGGCGCGACACTGATGCGCGAGGTGGTGCCCGGCGAGATCGTCGCGATGGACGCGCGAGGGCTGCGCTCGTTCCAGGCGTTCCCGGCAGCGCGACCGCTGGCACGGTGCGTCTTTGAACACGTCTACTTTGCGCGTCCCGACAGCTACGTCTTCTCAGGTTCGGTCGACCGTGCGCGTCGGGCCCTTGGCCGGCAGTTGGCCAGGGAACGCCCTGCCCCGACGGCGGACCTCGTGTTCGCCGTCCCCGACAGCTCCAACGCTGCCGCGCTCGGGTACGCGGAAGAGTCGCGCCTGCCGCTCGAGCTGGCGCTCATCCGCAACCACTACGTGGGCCGCACCTTCATCCAGCCGACGCAGTCGGGCCGTGATTCGAAGGTGAAGGTGAAGTACAACGCCGTGAAGGAGGTGCTCGTCGGCAAGAGCGTGGTGATGGTGGACGACTCCATCGTGCGCGGTACGACGACGCGAGGGCTCGTGGCGCTCGTGCGCGCGGCGGGCGCGCGCGAAGTCCACATGCGCGTTTCGTCGCCGCCAATCACCGGCCCCTGCTACTACGGTATCGACACGCCGAACCGCGAGGAGCTCATCGCTGCCACGCACACGCTCGACGAAATCGCCCGCCAGATCGGCGTCGACTCGCTCGGGTACCTCTCGCTCCAGGGGATGCTGCACGCGGTGCCTGGTGGGCCGAGCGGCTTTTGTCACGCGTGCTTCTCGGGCGAGTATCCGACCGCGGCGCCACTCGTCGACCTGATGCGCGCCGGCAAGGATTCCTGA
- a CDS encoding chorismate mutase, which produces MTLPATPQDAVRQLARLREEIELLDRQIIELVVQRARLAEEAGEAKRVAGLPLLDPVREARVMETAAEAARQAGIPDADVRQIFRLLITIARKSQEVVP; this is translated from the coding sequence ATGACGCTCCCCGCGACCCCGCAGGACGCCGTCCGTCAGCTCGCGCGGCTGCGCGAGGAGATCGAGCTCCTGGATCGGCAGATCATTGAGCTGGTCGTGCAGCGCGCACGACTCGCCGAGGAAGCGGGCGAGGCCAAGCGCGTGGCCGGACTTCCGCTCCTCGACCCCGTGCGCGAAGCACGCGTGATGGAGACGGCGGCCGAAGCCGCGCGCCAAGCCGGGATCCCCGATGCCGACGTTCGACAGATCTTTCGCCTGCTGATCACCATCGCCCGAA
- the purL gene encoding phosphoribosylformylglycinamidine synthase subunit PurL gives MGASPRPGDPVISPALVAEHGLTMDEYDRLVNMLARTPTFTELGVISALWSEHCSYKHSRPVLRTLPTKAPHVLQGPGENAGVIAIGDGLAIAFKIESHNHPSAVEPYQGAATGVGGILRDVFTMGARPIALLNSLRFGSLESPRVRWLVSGVVKGIGDYGNCVGIPTVAGEVVFDPAYEGNPLVNAMCVGLLREDELIRAKAQGVGNPIIAVGARTGRDGIHGASFASEDLTAESEARRPQVQVGDPFTEKLLLEASLELIRSGHIVAIQDMGAAGLTSSSAEMAERGDVGVTIDTTRVPVREFGMTPYEILLSESQERMLVVARKGHEDQVRAILERWDLVAAVIGEVIAEPVYRVTEGDRVVAEFPGSRLVTDCPMYHPDAKEGEEVQRLRAVDVHGIAERAEERDPMWTLEQLLSSPTIASKHWVHRQYDSTVRGQTLLGPGHGDAAVVRIPGTRKAVALKTDCNGRYVYLDPRTGGRIAVAEAARNVACTGARPMAITNCLNFGNPRRPEVFFQFREAVGGMGDACTALGTPVTGGNVSFYNESPTGAVFPTPTIGMVGLVDDVDHVVGGAFRVPGDAIVLLGEPTSELGASEYLSRIHARTVGAPPSCDLDGERRLIEALLDAIRSGAVRSAHDCSDGGLAVALAESAMMNREDPFGLEVDLSTWKALPLRALLFGEAQGRIVVSTADAPAVLAIAARHGVSACRIGTVGASNGDFALVVGAHQWRTSIARLGEAFHQAIPRLMSRVAISTDEAALAVAGDS, from the coding sequence ATGGGCGCGTCTCCACGACCTGGCGATCCGGTCATCTCTCCCGCGCTCGTCGCCGAGCACGGGCTCACCATGGACGAATACGACCGGCTGGTGAACATGCTCGCTCGCACCCCGACGTTCACCGAGCTGGGGGTCATTTCGGCGCTGTGGAGCGAACACTGTTCGTACAAGCACTCACGACCGGTCCTTCGCACCCTGCCGACGAAAGCGCCGCACGTCCTGCAGGGACCGGGCGAAAATGCCGGCGTCATCGCCATTGGCGACGGACTGGCCATCGCCTTCAAGATCGAGTCGCACAACCACCCTTCGGCGGTCGAACCCTACCAGGGGGCGGCCACCGGCGTCGGCGGCATCCTGCGCGACGTGTTCACGATGGGAGCGCGTCCGATCGCGCTGCTCAATTCGCTCCGCTTTGGATCGTTGGAGAGCCCGCGCGTGCGCTGGTTGGTGTCGGGCGTCGTGAAGGGCATCGGCGACTACGGCAACTGCGTCGGCATCCCCACGGTCGCGGGCGAGGTGGTCTTTGACCCGGCCTACGAAGGCAACCCGCTCGTGAACGCCATGTGCGTCGGGCTCCTGCGCGAAGACGAGTTGATCCGGGCCAAGGCGCAGGGCGTCGGCAACCCGATCATCGCCGTCGGCGCACGGACCGGGCGCGATGGCATCCACGGGGCGTCGTTCGCCTCGGAGGATCTTACCGCCGAGAGTGAAGCGCGGCGCCCACAGGTGCAGGTCGGGGATCCGTTCACCGAAAAGCTGCTTCTCGAGGCCAGCCTGGAACTGATCAGGAGCGGGCACATCGTCGCCATCCAGGACATGGGCGCCGCGGGACTCACCTCGTCGTCGGCGGAGATGGCCGAGCGCGGCGATGTTGGTGTCACGATCGACACCACTCGAGTGCCGGTGCGCGAGTTCGGGATGACGCCGTATGAGATCCTGCTCTCCGAATCGCAGGAACGGATGCTCGTCGTCGCGCGAAAGGGCCACGAGGATCAGGTGCGGGCGATTCTCGAACGATGGGATCTGGTGGCGGCGGTGATCGGCGAGGTGATCGCCGAGCCGGTCTATCGCGTGACCGAGGGCGACCGGGTGGTTGCCGAGTTCCCCGGGTCACGGCTGGTCACCGACTGCCCGATGTATCACCCCGACGCGAAGGAGGGCGAGGAGGTCCAGCGCCTGCGCGCGGTCGACGTGCACGGCATCGCCGAGCGCGCCGAGGAGCGCGACCCCATGTGGACACTGGAACAGCTGCTCTCGAGCCCAACGATCGCAAGCAAGCATTGGGTGCACCGGCAGTACGACTCCACGGTCCGCGGGCAGACGCTGCTGGGCCCTGGTCACGGAGACGCCGCCGTCGTCCGGATCCCCGGCACGCGCAAGGCCGTGGCCCTCAAGACGGACTGCAACGGCCGGTACGTGTACCTCGACCCCCGCACCGGCGGCCGGATCGCGGTGGCCGAAGCGGCCCGCAACGTGGCGTGCACCGGCGCGCGCCCCATGGCCATCACCAACTGCCTCAACTTCGGCAACCCCAGGCGGCCGGAAGTGTTCTTCCAGTTCCGTGAGGCCGTTGGCGGCATGGGCGATGCCTGTACGGCGTTAGGCACCCCGGTGACGGGCGGGAACGTGTCATTCTACAACGAGAGTCCCACCGGAGCGGTGTTCCCGACGCCCACCATTGGCATGGTGGGCCTCGTCGACGACGTGGATCATGTCGTGGGCGGCGCCTTCCGCGTACCCGGTGATGCCATCGTGCTGCTCGGTGAACCCACGAGCGAACTCGGAGCGAGCGAGTACCTTTCGCGGATCCATGCGCGCACCGTGGGCGCGCCGCCCTCCTGCGATCTCGACGGCGAACGACGGCTCATCGAGGCCCTGCTCGATGCCATCCGCTCCGGCGCGGTACGGTCAGCGCACGACTGCAGCGACGGCGGGCTCGCGGTGGCCCTCGCCGAGAGCGCCATGATGAACCGCGAAGATCCCTTCGGGCTCGAGGTGGATCTGTCGACGTGGAAGGCGCTCCCGCTTCGCGCGCTGCTGTTCGGCGAAGCGCAGGGACGGATCGTGGTGTCCACGGCGGATGCGCCTGCGGTGCTGGCGATCGCCGCTCGGCACGGCGTGAGCGCATGCCGCATCGGCACGGTTGGGGCATCCAACGGCGACTTCGCGCTGGTCGTTGGCGCGCACCAGTGGCGCACCTCGATCGCCCGCCTTGGCGAGGCATTTCACCAGGCCATTCCCCGACTCATGTCGCGGGTGGCCATCTCCACCGACGAGGCGGCGCTGGCCGTCGCGGGAGACAGCTGA
- a CDS encoding pyruvate, phosphate dikinase, which yields MERLVYFFGNGSADGTRDMKAILGGKGANLAEMTNIGVPVPPGFTIAASTCLTYLNGGARPEGLEREVEAHLTKLEAATGRGFGDPQNPLLVSVRSGAAVSMPGMMETILNLGLNDRTVQGLAQQSGNARFAYDSYRRFLQMYGDVVLGVPIHDFEHLLKAKRITSGADTDAALDEDALRNLVEEYKALVRHKTGAGFPMDPREQLWGAIEAVWKSWTLKKAVDYRRVNGIADTLGTAVNIVAMVFGNLGDDSGTGVAFTRDPSTGERRFYGEFLVNAQGEDVVAGIRTPLHIDGMAEQLPGAYRELLRIQDVLERHFRDMQDLEFTVERGTLYLLQTRTGKRTAAAAVRIACDMVDEGLIAAPEAIARVNASQLDQLLHPVIDPSARATPIAVGLPASPGAASGLAVFDPDVAERRATKGESVILVREETTPEDFHGIVASRAVLTSRGGMTSHAAVVARGMGKCAIVGCKDVDVYVDKREFRVGETAVSEGDWITLDGATGRVFIGDLPTVPSEVVRVIAGQLAPTQAPLHQAFSRVLAWADDTRRLTVRANADTPRDARTARAFGAEGIGLCRTEHMFFEGDRISAMREMIVAHDEGGRRRALAKLQPMQRADFEGIFEAMDGFPVNIRLLDPPLHEFLPHGGEETKLLARQLRLTRDELTRIVDGLRETNPMLGHRGCRLGITYPEITEMQGRAIFEAAVRAMRRGLDVQVEIMVPLVATLREFEHQRAILEECHAQVARAMGFEIRFQIGTMIELPRAALTAGDVARGAEFFSFGTNDLTQTTLGMSRDDAGRFLPGYVERGLLPEDPFQVLDVQGVGKLIRMAVRDGRDARPGLKTGICGEHGGEPRSIAFCHEAGLDYVSCSPFRVPIARLAAAQAALAT from the coding sequence ATGGAACGGCTGGTCTACTTCTTCGGGAACGGCTCAGCCGATGGAACCCGCGACATGAAGGCGATCCTCGGCGGCAAGGGAGCCAATCTCGCCGAGATGACCAATATCGGCGTTCCGGTGCCACCAGGGTTCACCATCGCGGCGTCCACGTGCCTCACGTACCTGAACGGCGGTGCGCGACCCGAGGGACTCGAGCGCGAGGTCGAGGCCCATCTCACCAAACTCGAAGCCGCCACGGGTCGCGGGTTCGGCGACCCGCAGAACCCGCTCCTGGTGAGCGTGCGATCGGGCGCCGCGGTCTCCATGCCGGGCATGATGGAGACCATCCTCAACCTCGGCCTCAACGATCGCACGGTCCAGGGCCTCGCCCAGCAGAGCGGCAACGCGCGCTTTGCGTACGACTCGTATCGCCGGTTCCTTCAGATGTACGGCGACGTGGTGCTCGGCGTTCCGATCCACGACTTCGAACATCTGCTCAAGGCCAAGCGCATCACCTCCGGCGCCGACACCGACGCCGCCCTCGACGAAGACGCGCTGCGCAATCTCGTGGAGGAGTACAAGGCACTCGTCAGGCACAAGACGGGGGCCGGCTTTCCGATGGACCCGCGCGAGCAGCTGTGGGGCGCGATCGAGGCGGTGTGGAAGTCCTGGACGCTTAAGAAGGCCGTCGACTATCGGCGCGTGAACGGCATCGCCGACACCCTCGGCACCGCGGTGAACATCGTGGCCATGGTCTTCGGCAATCTCGGCGACGACTCGGGGACCGGCGTCGCTTTCACGCGCGACCCGAGCACCGGAGAGCGCCGCTTTTACGGCGAGTTCCTGGTGAACGCTCAGGGTGAAGACGTCGTGGCCGGCATCCGAACGCCGCTGCACATCGACGGCATGGCGGAACAACTGCCCGGCGCATACCGCGAACTGCTGCGCATCCAGGACGTGCTCGAGCGTCACTTCCGCGACATGCAGGATCTCGAGTTCACCGTGGAGCGCGGCACGCTGTATCTGCTGCAGACGCGCACCGGCAAGCGCACCGCGGCCGCCGCGGTGCGGATCGCGTGCGACATGGTGGACGAGGGGCTGATCGCCGCGCCGGAGGCGATCGCCCGGGTCAATGCGTCGCAGCTCGATCAGCTGCTGCATCCGGTCATCGATCCGTCGGCGCGCGCGACGCCCATCGCCGTGGGCCTGCCCGCGAGCCCTGGTGCGGCGTCCGGGCTGGCCGTCTTCGATCCCGATGTGGCCGAACGGCGCGCGACCAAGGGTGAGTCTGTGATCCTGGTTCGCGAGGAGACCACGCCCGAAGACTTCCACGGCATCGTCGCCTCGCGCGCAGTGCTCACCTCCCGCGGGGGGATGACGAGCCACGCCGCGGTTGTCGCGCGCGGCATGGGCAAGTGCGCCATCGTCGGCTGCAAGGACGTCGACGTGTATGTCGACAAGCGCGAGTTCCGCGTGGGCGAGACCGCAGTGAGCGAAGGCGACTGGATCACCCTCGACGGCGCGACGGGTCGGGTGTTCATCGGCGACCTGCCGACCGTCCCCAGCGAAGTCGTGCGGGTAATCGCCGGCCAGCTCGCACCGACGCAGGCGCCGCTGCACCAGGCCTTTTCACGCGTGCTTGCGTGGGCCGACGACACCCGACGACTCACGGTGCGCGCGAACGCCGACACGCCGCGTGATGCCCGTACTGCGCGGGCCTTTGGCGCCGAGGGCATCGGCCTCTGCCGCACGGAGCACATGTTCTTTGAAGGCGACCGCATCAGCGCCATGCGCGAGATGATTGTCGCCCACGACGAAGGCGGCCGGCGCCGGGCCCTCGCCAAACTGCAGCCGATGCAGCGCGCGGACTTCGAGGGCATCTTCGAGGCGATGGACGGATTTCCCGTGAACATCCGGCTGCTCGATCCGCCGCTGCACGAGTTCCTTCCGCACGGCGGCGAGGAAACCAAGTTGCTGGCACGCCAGCTCCGGCTCACGCGCGACGAACTCACGCGGATCGTCGATGGGTTGCGCGAGACCAACCCGATGCTCGGTCACCGGGGCTGCCGACTCGGGATCACCTATCCGGAGATCACCGAGATGCAGGGCCGGGCGATCTTCGAGGCGGCGGTACGCGCGATGCGGCGCGGGCTCGACGTGCAGGTGGAGATCATGGTGCCGCTGGTCGCCACGCTGCGCGAGTTCGAACACCAGCGGGCGATCCTCGAGGAGTGCCACGCGCAGGTTGCACGCGCCATGGGCTTCGAGATCCGGTTCCAGATCGGGACGATGATCGAGTTGCCGCGGGCCGCGCTCACCGCCGGCGACGTGGCGCGTGGCGCGGAGTTCTTCTCCTTTGGCACCAACGACCTGACGCAGACGACGTTAGGCATGAGCCGGGACGATGCCGGCCGCTTCCTGCCGGGTTACGTCGAGCGCGGTCTCCTGCCCGAGGATCCGTTCCAGGTGCTCGACGTGCAGGGCGTGGGCAAGCTGATCCGGATGGCGGTGCGCGACGGACGCGACGCACGGCCGGGGCTCAAGACCGGAATCTGCGGTGAACACGGCGGCGAGCCGCGCTCCATTGCCTTCTGTCACGAGGCCGGGCTCGACTATGTTTCCTGCTCTCCGTTCCGCGTGCCCATCGCGCGGCTCGCGGCGGCCCAGGCGGCGCTCGCGACCTAG
- the pssA gene encoding CDP-diacylglycerol--serine O-phosphatidyltransferase — protein MARPLPRPVVLLPNGFTMANLFFGVFAIVAASRGDYSRAGTYVVLGGIADALDGRVARATRTGSRFGEELDSLVDAISFGLAPALIMYFAVLNQHGWDWIFCFLFTMCAVIRLARFNVEQAGRAKTHFHGLPSPAAGMTLATYYWFSQTPLYTQTMIADLPWHVMLRYIMLALGFLMISNVSYAALPTIGYRTVKEILGSLLVLGTIAGVIFLPKQFFFPALMGYIVYGLARTVFFGLLGRLPRGEFDVGEDDVVGGTEDGLPRRRRRRRRARSERRDDVGQLPPTNS, from the coding sequence ATGGCACGCCCCCTCCCTCGCCCTGTCGTCCTGCTGCCGAACGGGTTCACCATGGCGAACCTGTTCTTCGGCGTCTTCGCGATCGTCGCGGCGTCACGCGGCGACTACTCGCGCGCCGGGACGTACGTGGTGCTGGGCGGGATCGCCGATGCGCTCGACGGACGCGTGGCGCGCGCCACGCGCACGGGGAGCCGCTTTGGCGAAGAACTCGACTCGCTCGTCGACGCGATCTCGTTCGGCCTCGCGCCTGCGCTCATCATGTACTTCGCCGTGCTCAACCAGCACGGCTGGGACTGGATCTTCTGCTTCCTGTTCACGATGTGCGCCGTGATCCGCCTGGCGCGATTCAATGTCGAGCAGGCCGGGCGCGCCAAGACGCACTTCCACGGCCTGCCGAGCCCCGCCGCGGGCATGACGCTGGCCACGTACTACTGGTTCTCGCAGACGCCGCTGTACACGCAGACGATGATCGCGGACCTGCCGTGGCACGTGATGCTCCGCTACATCATGCTGGCGCTGGGCTTCCTGATGATCAGCAACGTGTCGTACGCGGCGTTGCCGACCATCGGCTATCGCACGGTGAAGGAGATCCTCGGCTCGCTGCTCGTGCTTGGCACTATCGCCGGCGTGATCTTCCTGCCCAAGCAGTTCTTCTTCCCGGCGCTCATGGGCTACATCGTCTATGGCTTGGCGCGGACGGTCTTCTTCGGGCTCCTTGGGCGTCTCCCGCGCGGTGAGTTCGACGTCGGAGAAGACGACGTGGTCGGCGGGACCGAGGATGGCCTGCCGCGTCGACGACGACGGCGGCGCCGTGCACGATCCGAGCGTCGCGACGATGTCGGCCAGCTTCCCCCAACCAACTCCTGA
- the purS gene encoding phosphoribosylformylglycinamidine synthase subunit PurS — protein sequence MSRFRVAVHIVPRKGILDPQGKAVTDALHALGFAAVADARVGRHVVLDVDAASTDGALASVRTMCDKLLANPVTEDYEIAGVHPA from the coding sequence ATGTCCCGTTTTCGCGTTGCCGTTCACATCGTGCCTCGGAAGGGCATCCTCGACCCGCAGGGCAAGGCGGTGACCGACGCCCTGCACGCCCTCGGCTTTGCCGCGGTCGCCGACGCGCGCGTCGGCCGGCACGTGGTGCTCGACGTCGACGCCGCGTCAACCGACGGGGCCCTGGCGTCGGTGCGAACCATGTGCGACAAGCTCCTCGCCAATCCGGTGACCGAGGACTACGAGATCGCCGGAGTGCACCCCGCATGA
- the purQ gene encoding phosphoribosylformylglycinamidine synthase subunit PurQ — MKFGIVVFPGTNRDGDAFDAVTGPLGATAVRLWHKDHDLQGADVIILPGGFSYGDYLRAGAIARFSPIMQEVIAHASAGGPVIGICNGFQIACEAHLLPGALLRNASLQFRSQPVTLRVETNDTRFTNQYRKGQLLRVPIAHGDGRFVIDAEGLDRLEANGQVVFRYADANGQLTDAANPNGSLDHIAGIVNERGNVLGLMPHPENAIDARQGSRDGLGLFESVLARVNA; from the coding sequence ATGAAGTTCGGCATCGTCGTTTTTCCGGGCACCAACCGCGACGGGGACGCGTTCGACGCCGTCACCGGGCCGTTGGGTGCGACGGCCGTGCGCCTCTGGCACAAGGACCACGACCTGCAGGGCGCCGACGTGATCATCCTGCCAGGGGGATTCAGCTACGGAGACTACCTCCGCGCGGGCGCGATCGCCCGCTTCAGTCCGATCATGCAGGAGGTCATCGCCCACGCGAGCGCCGGCGGCCCGGTGATCGGCATCTGCAACGGATTCCAGATCGCCTGCGAGGCGCACCTGCTCCCGGGCGCACTGCTCCGCAACGCCAGCCTCCAGTTCCGAAGCCAGCCGGTCACCCTGCGCGTGGAAACGAACGACACGCGCTTCACCAATCAGTATCGCAAGGGACAGCTCCTGCGTGTGCCGATCGCGCACGGCGACGGGCGGTTCGTCATCGACGCCGAAGGGCTCGATCGCCTCGAGGCCAACGGTCAGGTGGTGTTCCGGTACGCCGACGCCAACGGTCAGCTCACCGATGCGGCAAATCCGAATGGTTCGCTCGATCACATCGCGGGCATCGTGAACGAGCGTGGCAACGTCCTCGGCCTGATGCCGCACCCCGAGAACGCGATCGATGCGCGGCAAGGCTCGCGCGATGGTCTCGGGCTCTTTGAATCCGTCCTCGCGCGCGTCAACGCCTGA